A stretch of the Prochlorococcus marinus str. MIT 0918 genome encodes the following:
- a CDS encoding ATP adenylyltransferase — translation MTKGYYWEKAKIVTEQAVENSSLKPIKTIVSNIKINESNYFEFRKVISDSWKIKRIYGPKINPFKPWDKNLEVDLVGDNHILILNKYPVQLCHMLLITKEWQPQNGWLSYQDWKAFKIVDNDTNGLWFFNSCSESGASQPHRHIQLLPRNNKMKICPLEDSYNNLKNQKLFNNKILDNILIIYRDQNKESSQDIYEKYLYLCNKLGIGQPSSDSNPKLPYNLLISNKWIVIIRRSKEYINGFSINALGFAGYLLATNDSNIKWLNSNGPLNILENVV, via the coding sequence ATGACTAAAGGATACTACTGGGAAAAGGCAAAAATAGTTACAGAACAAGCAGTAGAAAATTCTTCATTAAAACCTATTAAAACCATAGTCAGTAATATTAAAATAAATGAGTCTAATTATTTTGAATTTAGAAAAGTAATTTCTGATAGTTGGAAAATCAAAAGGATATATGGTCCTAAAATTAATCCCTTTAAACCATGGGATAAAAATCTAGAAGTAGATCTGGTAGGAGATAATCACATATTAATTTTAAATAAATACCCAGTTCAACTATGTCATATGCTCTTAATAACTAAAGAATGGCAACCACAAAATGGTTGGTTGTCTTATCAAGATTGGAAAGCATTTAAGATTGTTGATAATGATACAAATGGATTATGGTTTTTTAATAGTTGTAGTGAATCAGGAGCTAGTCAGCCCCATAGACATATACAGTTACTACCCCGTAATAATAAAATGAAAATTTGTCCCTTAGAGGATTCTTATAATAACTTAAAAAATCAAAAGTTATTTAATAATAAAATATTGGATAATATACTAATAATTTATAGAGATCAAAATAAAGAATCTTCACAAGACATATATGAAAAATATTTATATTTATGTAATAAATTAGGCATTGGTCAGCCTTCTTCTGATTCCAATCCAAAGTTACCTTATAATTTACTTATAAGTAATAAATGGATTGTTATAATAAGACGTTCTAAGGAATATATTAATGGTTTTAGTATAAATGCCTTAGGATTTGCAGGTTATCTATTAGCAACTAATGATTCAAATATTAAATGGCTTAACTCAAATGGACCATTAAATATATTAGAAAATGTTGTATAA
- the metH gene encoding methionine synthase produces the protein MLNFKDYFNSDPSRIFIFDGAMGTSLQSLDLNANDFGGIALEGCNENLVRTNPLAVEKVHEDYLIAGCDVIETNTFGATSIVLDEYGISNDAYELNIKAASIAKNIAKKYSTKAQPRFVAGSIGPTTKLPTLGHISLDDMISSFQQQVEALIEGKVDLLTVETCQDVLQIKAALIAIKKAFNSTSLTLPVMVSVTMETTGTMLIGTDIAAVLNILEPYNIDILGLNCATGPEQMKSHIKYLSEHSHFPISCIPNAGLPENIGGTAHYKLTPIELRMQLMHFIQDLGVRVIGGCCGTTPDHIKNLVSLKNDLLKSELDLKRSINYENGVSSIYEKTLYYQDKSFLIIGERLNASGSKKVRDLLNNDDWDGLISVAKSQVKEQAHILDVNVDYVGRNGVNDMKEIVRRLVSNVNLPLMLDSTDINKIESGLKNAGGKCIINSTNYEDGEIRFKKFLDLARDYGSALVIGTIDEDGMARSASKKIDIVNRSYKECINCGISEYDLFYDPLVLPISTGLEEDRKNASETLKAISQIKEKYPNVHIVLGISNISFGLNSSARITLNSVFLNECIKCGLDSAIISPAKILPLSKIDPKHLKLCLDLIYDKRIIKDSICKYDPLTELTTEFTDITTKNLRDSNEDFNLLPLEDKLKQHIIDGERTSLEDNLKEALKKYQPLTIINSYLLDGMKEVGELFGSGQMQLPFVLQSAETMKFAVSILEPYMDDISDANNSKGILLIATVKGDVHDIGKNLVDIILTNNGYQVINLGIKQDISEIITAHKKYRPDCIAMSGLLVKSTAFMKDNLLTLNNEGITTPVILGGAALTPKFVNVDCNSVYMGQVIYGKDAFTDLRFMDVLMKSKSESSWDDKNGFINNTKLNNDFKLSNLSSSQKLKSSANNIITINNNNSINTSSTKKSHLIKNEQSITPPFIGTKVIIGKDIKIDDIVYYLDKKALFVGQWQLKRNKNQSKQDYEVFLDDKAEPILNKWINIIKSKSLISPAIVYGYFPCARNGNSLDVYNFNKKDLLGSFIFPRQKGSSRYCISDFFNKADSNKPNDFIPMQAVTMGEIASNYAQSLFNQNKYLDYLYFHGLTVQLAEALAEYSHSIIRKECGFSSNEPDNIRGILSQKYQGCRYSFGYPACPQVSDSFKQLKWLDADRIGLRMDKSDQLIPEQSTTAIISLHSQAKYFSA, from the coding sequence ATGCTGAACTTTAAAGATTATTTTAATTCTGATCCATCAAGAATCTTTATATTTGATGGTGCTATGGGTACCTCATTACAATCTCTTGACTTAAATGCAAATGATTTTGGGGGTATTGCTCTTGAAGGGTGTAATGAAAATTTAGTAAGAACTAACCCATTGGCAGTTGAAAAAGTTCATGAAGATTATTTAATTGCAGGATGTGATGTTATAGAAACAAATACATTTGGAGCAACATCAATTGTTCTTGACGAATATGGAATTAGTAACGATGCTTATGAATTAAATATTAAGGCAGCTTCTATAGCTAAAAATATTGCTAAAAAATATTCAACTAAAGCACAACCAAGATTTGTTGCTGGTTCGATAGGTCCTACTACCAAACTTCCTACATTAGGGCATATAAGTTTAGATGATATGATCTCTTCATTTCAGCAGCAGGTTGAAGCATTAATAGAAGGAAAAGTAGATTTATTAACAGTAGAAACTTGTCAAGACGTTTTACAGATTAAAGCAGCATTAATAGCAATAAAAAAAGCATTTAATTCCACATCTTTGACTCTTCCAGTTATGGTATCTGTAACAATGGAAACTACAGGTACAATGCTTATAGGAACAGATATTGCAGCTGTTTTAAATATTTTAGAACCCTATAATATTGACATATTAGGTTTAAACTGTGCGACAGGTCCAGAGCAAATGAAATCTCATATAAAATACTTATCTGAACATTCACATTTCCCAATTAGTTGTATACCTAATGCTGGATTACCAGAAAATATAGGAGGTACAGCTCATTATAAATTAACACCTATAGAATTAAGGATGCAACTAATGCACTTTATTCAAGATTTAGGTGTAAGAGTTATTGGTGGTTGCTGTGGTACTACACCGGATCATATTAAAAATTTAGTTTCTTTGAAGAATGATTTATTGAAATCTGAACTAGATCTCAAAAGATCAATTAATTATGAAAATGGTGTCTCTTCTATTTATGAAAAGACATTATATTATCAAGATAAATCATTTTTAATAATTGGAGAAAGGTTAAATGCTAGTGGTTCAAAAAAAGTAAGAGATTTATTGAATAATGATGATTGGGATGGTTTAATTTCTGTAGCTAAAAGTCAAGTAAAAGAGCAAGCACATATATTAGATGTAAATGTTGATTATGTAGGAAGAAATGGAGTAAATGATATGAAAGAAATTGTGAGGAGATTAGTTTCTAATGTTAATTTACCTTTGATGTTAGATTCAACAGATATTAATAAGATTGAAAGTGGTTTAAAAAATGCTGGAGGAAAATGTATTATTAATTCTACAAACTATGAAGATGGTGAAATTCGATTTAAGAAATTTTTAGATCTAGCCAGGGATTATGGATCAGCTCTTGTAATAGGAACAATAGATGAAGATGGAATGGCAAGATCAGCTTCTAAAAAGATTGATATTGTAAATCGATCGTATAAAGAATGTATTAATTGTGGCATTTCAGAATACGACCTTTTCTATGATCCACTTGTACTCCCAATTTCTACAGGCTTAGAAGAAGATAGAAAAAATGCATCAGAGACATTAAAAGCTATATCGCAAATAAAAGAAAAATATCCAAATGTACATATTGTTCTTGGTATATCCAATATAAGCTTTGGATTAAATTCATCTGCACGAATTACTCTCAATTCTGTTTTCTTAAATGAATGCATAAAATGCGGTTTAGATTCTGCCATAATATCACCTGCTAAAATATTGCCATTATCAAAGATTGATCCAAAACATCTTAAATTATGTTTGGATTTAATTTATGATAAAAGAATTATTAAAGATTCAATTTGTAAATATGATCCATTAACAGAATTAACAACAGAATTCACTGATATCACAACAAAAAATCTACGTGATAGTAATGAAGATTTTAATTTGTTACCTCTTGAGGATAAGCTTAAACAACATATTATAGATGGAGAAAGAACTTCTTTAGAAGATAATCTAAAAGAGGCTTTAAAAAAATATCAACCTCTGACTATAATCAATAGTTATCTATTAGATGGAATGAAGGAAGTTGGAGAGTTATTTGGATCTGGCCAAATGCAGCTCCCTTTCGTCTTGCAATCAGCCGAAACAATGAAGTTTGCAGTTAGTATATTAGAACCGTACATGGATGATATATCTGATGCTAATAATTCAAAAGGTATTCTGCTTATTGCAACAGTTAAAGGTGATGTCCATGATATAGGAAAAAACTTAGTAGATATTATTTTGACAAATAATGGATATCAGGTAATAAATCTAGGAATAAAACAGGATATTTCAGAAATAATTACGGCTCACAAGAAATATAGGCCAGACTGTATAGCAATGAGTGGATTATTAGTAAAATCAACAGCATTTATGAAAGATAATCTTTTAACATTAAATAATGAAGGTATAACAACCCCAGTAATTTTAGGAGGAGCAGCCTTAACTCCAAAATTTGTTAATGTTGATTGTAATAGTGTTTATATGGGACAAGTAATATATGGCAAAGATGCATTTACAGATTTACGATTTATGGATGTTCTTATGAAATCTAAATCTGAAAGTAGTTGGGATGATAAAAATGGTTTTATTAATAATACTAAGCTTAATAATGATTTTAAATTATCAAATTTGAGTTCTTCTCAGAAATTAAAATCATCAGCTAATAATATTATTACTATTAATAATAATAATTCAATTAATACTTCTTCTACAAAAAAATCTCATCTAATTAAAAATGAACAGTCAATAACACCTCCTTTTATTGGTACAAAAGTTATAATAGGTAAAGATATTAAAATAGATGATATAGTTTATTACCTTGATAAAAAAGCTCTTTTTGTAGGACAATGGCAATTAAAAAGAAATAAAAATCAATCTAAACAAGATTATGAAGTTTTTTTAGACGATAAAGCCGAACCTATATTAAATAAATGGATCAATATTATTAAATCTAAGAGTCTTATATCACCAGCAATAGTATATGGCTATTTCCCTTGTGCTAGAAATGGTAATTCATTAGATGTATATAACTTTAATAAAAAGGATTTATTAGGTAGTTTTATTTTTCCGAGACAAAAAGGTTCTAGTAGGTATTGCATATCAGATTTTTTTAATAAGGCAGATTCTAATAAACCTAATGATTTTATACCCATGCAAGCAGTCACAATGGGAGAAATTGCTTCAAATTATGCTCAATCATTATTTAATCAAAACAAATACTTAGATTACTTATACTTCCACGGATTAACTGTACAATTAGCTGAAGCATTAGCTGAATATTCACATTCTATTATTAGAAAGGAATGTGGATTTTCTAGTAATGAACCTGACAATATAAGAGGAATATTGTCTCAAAAATACCAGGGATGTCGATATTCTTTTGGTTACCCAGCTTGTCCTCAAGTTAGTGACTCTTTTAAGCAATTAAAATGGTTAGATGCAGATAGAATTGGACTTAGAATGGATAAATCAGATCAACTAATACCAGAACAAAGTACGACAGCAATAATTTCACTTCATAGCCAAGCAAAATACTTTAGTGCATAG
- a CDS encoding branched-chain amino acid transaminase, with the protein MHKFLPYAWFKGKCVPFDEAKISIATHALHYGTAAFGGMRAIPDPMDDKRFLLFRADRHAKRLSQSAKLLLSEINEEEILDSLSKWLKANQPRKPIYIRPFIYTSDLGIAPRLHNIETDFLIYGMELGDYLSPEGVTCRISSLRRQEDCSLPLRGKISGAYITSSLAKTEAVLSGFDEALLLNTRGKVSEASGMNLFIVRDGVLITPGVDQDILEGITRASVIEIAKSLEINVIERPVDKTELFIADEVFLTGTAAKITPIKQIESTKLTTKRPIMNVLKEKLILITENKSNDFSHWVSSIDVT; encoded by the coding sequence ATGCATAAATTTCTACCATATGCATGGTTTAAAGGGAAATGCGTTCCCTTTGACGAAGCTAAGATATCAATTGCAACTCATGCTCTCCATTATGGGACAGCCGCTTTTGGAGGCATGAGGGCTATACCAGATCCAATGGATGATAAGCGCTTTTTACTTTTTAGAGCTGATAGACATGCTAAAAGACTAAGTCAAAGTGCGAAATTACTATTATCTGAAATTAATGAAGAGGAGATTTTAGATAGTCTCTCAAAATGGTTAAAAGCAAATCAGCCTAGAAAACCAATTTATATAAGACCATTTATTTATACAAGTGATTTAGGTATTGCACCGAGACTACATAATATAGAGACTGATTTCTTAATTTATGGAATGGAATTAGGTGATTACTTATCACCTGAAGGGGTAACATGTCGAATTAGTAGTCTTAGAAGACAAGAGGATTGTTCTCTACCTCTCAGAGGTAAGATAAGTGGTGCATATATTACAAGTTCATTAGCAAAAACAGAAGCTGTTCTATCAGGCTTTGATGAGGCGCTTTTATTGAATACTAGAGGTAAAGTAAGTGAGGCTAGTGGTATGAATCTTTTTATAGTAAGAGATGGAGTTCTTATCACTCCAGGAGTAGATCAAGATATATTAGAAGGGATAACAAGAGCAAGTGTAATAGAAATTGCTAAATCACTTGAAATAAATGTCATTGAGAGACCTGTAGATAAGACTGAATTATTTATTGCTGATGAGGTTTTTTTAACTGGTACAGCAGCAAAGATTACGCCTATAAAACAAATTGAATCTACAAAATTAACTACGAAACGTCCTATTATGAACGTATTAAAAGAAAAATTAATATTAATTACTGAGAACAAAAGTAATGATTTTAGTCATTGGGTTTCGTCTATTGATGTAACTTAA
- the cobN gene encoding cobaltochelatase subunit CobN, translated as MHRIASLPSEEQSENLEFIQQPEAPVLFLTSASSDIATLSYVLQQDKHIKLKNNVRALQLTSLSHNAQIDHYISTTALNAKIIVVRFLGSKSDWSYGFEKLQEWSSKGKERFLLILSGTEEQDLELNGMSNLSFEFSLNLSKLLRAGGFENMSNFLSIVNELLNNQDPQTKPVEINKLSDPYKWDWRNEKGQKVGLIFYTSILNSGDYDLANEIIKVLRNNSLVPRCIWVSSLKNKSVQSEIIRLFKQEEISCILCSTYFSTINIDQECDDKFIWDILNVPILQLLTSNKDRTNWKRSSRGLNPLDFTIQVVLPEIDGRITTKIGGFKTLEEDNFELYSPIYKIKPDKYGINWIKDFILAWLSLQNTKRKNVKASIVLSNYPIKDGRIANGVGLDTPQSLLHILQILENDGYYLGNDRLPNSSKELIRIILNARTNSYETLNNKTLSYVKLDDYNEYFNSLPEESKEIIIKKWGYPDNSDDLEKYGFPISGINFGNISIIIQPSRGHNEDNIIDIHSTTIPPTHSYLAHYLWIYKINNSNLLIHLGKHGTAEWLPGKSIGLSENCYPQIIVPPIPHIYPFIVNDPGEGSQAKRRTHAVIIDHLTPPLGRAGLTSDLAHIESLLDEYNESIMLDSERTTILKEKLDLLIRNYNFTNLLDKDDNINTKDNIYNRLDSYLCEIKESQIRIGLHVFGKLPTFNNTKELILSIALTPSFNSKGLSQIIAAHLNLDLDPWLDNYIDKLTNNDLNNMSKLNNNIYANNGDLITWINDQAEIIIYYLLCNYIHKEIDQDIINKLHKKLKKLLYSNNNCLQRIKEKIIPNILLSPKSEIKSLIQSLRGFRVSSGPSGAPTRGKIEVLPTGKNFYSVDLRCIPTQAAWDLGRKSANNIIELYLLENGENLTNLAMSVWATSTMRNGGEDICQLLSLIGIRPVWDNLTSKIISLEVIPINILGRPRVDVTLRISGLFRDAFPQLIDLLNNALSMIKHLDEPSDINPYAASVNSGEPTGRIYGSAPETYGTGLQEIINLGTWETTKDLSECYLKSSQWLYNNNDDPTKDRIGLEYTLSKTNVVLHSQDNREHDILDSDDYYQFHGGLANSVEQLSGNKPHVYFSDNSKFGSPKVHSLYKEIDKVVRSRMLNDKWINGMIKHGYKGAFEMSASLDYLFAFDATTNDVPDWCYSSLIKKWLLNNTVKNFILNENPWVLRDITERLLEANNRKMWEASQEELETIKEILLESEKNIEQSLY; from the coding sequence ATGCATCGCATAGCATCTCTTCCAAGTGAAGAACAATCTGAAAATTTAGAGTTTATACAGCAACCAGAGGCACCTGTTCTGTTTTTAACAAGTGCATCGTCTGATATCGCAACATTATCTTATGTATTGCAACAAGATAAACATATTAAATTAAAAAATAATGTTAGGGCCCTACAACTAACATCCTTAAGTCATAATGCTCAAATTGATCATTATATTTCAACAACAGCTTTAAATGCAAAAATAATAGTTGTAAGGTTCCTTGGGAGTAAATCAGATTGGTCTTATGGGTTTGAAAAACTCCAAGAATGGTCTAGTAAAGGCAAAGAAAGATTTTTATTAATCCTATCTGGGACTGAAGAACAAGATTTAGAGTTAAATGGAATGAGTAATTTATCTTTCGAATTCTCTTTAAATCTTTCGAAGTTATTAAGGGCTGGGGGGTTCGAAAATATGTCAAATTTTTTGTCTATAGTTAATGAACTATTAAATAATCAAGATCCGCAAACAAAACCAGTAGAAATTAATAAACTATCAGATCCATATAAATGGGATTGGAGAAATGAAAAAGGACAAAAGGTTGGTCTAATCTTTTATACATCTATTTTAAATTCTGGAGATTATGATTTAGCTAATGAAATAATCAAGGTTTTAAGAAATAATAGCTTAGTTCCAAGATGTATATGGGTTAGCAGCCTTAAAAACAAAAGTGTCCAATCAGAAATAATAAGACTATTTAAACAGGAAGAAATTAGTTGTATATTATGCTCCACATATTTTTCAACTATAAATATTGATCAAGAATGTGATGATAAATTTATATGGGATATATTAAATGTTCCAATATTACAACTATTAACATCAAATAAAGATCGTACTAATTGGAAAAGATCCTCTAGAGGATTAAACCCGTTAGATTTTACAATACAAGTTGTATTACCTGAGATTGACGGCCGTATTACTACTAAAATAGGTGGTTTTAAAACATTAGAAGAAGATAATTTTGAATTATATTCACCAATATACAAAATAAAGCCTGATAAATATGGTATAAATTGGATAAAGGATTTTATTCTAGCATGGTTATCTCTTCAAAATACTAAGAGAAAAAATGTTAAAGCTTCAATTGTTCTTTCTAATTATCCAATAAAAGATGGAAGAATAGCTAATGGAGTAGGTTTAGATACACCTCAGAGTTTATTACATATATTACAGATATTAGAAAATGATGGATATTATCTAGGTAATGATAGATTGCCAAATTCTAGTAAAGAGTTAATAAGAATAATTCTCAATGCTAGAACAAATTCATATGAAACATTAAATAACAAAACATTATCCTATGTTAAACTTGATGATTATAATGAATATTTTAATAGTCTACCAGAAGAATCAAAAGAAATAATAATAAAAAAATGGGGTTATCCAGATAATAGTGATGACTTAGAAAAATACGGCTTTCCAATTAGTGGAATAAATTTTGGAAACATTTCAATTATTATTCAACCATCAAGGGGTCATAATGAAGATAACATAATTGATATTCACTCTACAACAATTCCTCCAACTCATAGTTATTTAGCCCATTATTTATGGATATATAAAATTAATAATTCTAATCTATTAATACATCTAGGCAAACACGGTACAGCTGAATGGCTTCCAGGTAAAAGTATAGGACTAAGTGAAAACTGCTACCCTCAAATAATTGTGCCTCCCATACCACATATCTATCCATTTATTGTTAATGATCCTGGTGAGGGTTCTCAGGCTAAAAGAAGGACTCATGCGGTTATTATTGACCACTTAACTCCGCCTTTAGGAAGAGCAGGTTTAACTTCAGATCTTGCTCATATTGAATCACTACTTGATGAATATAATGAATCCATTATGCTTGACTCAGAAAGAACTACCATTTTAAAGGAAAAATTAGATTTATTAATTAGAAATTATAATTTTACAAATCTATTAGATAAAGATGACAATATAAATACCAAGGATAATATTTATAATAGATTAGATTCTTATTTATGTGAAATAAAAGAATCGCAAATTAGAATAGGGTTACATGTTTTTGGGAAATTACCTACATTTAATAATACAAAAGAGTTAATTTTATCTATAGCTTTAACTCCATCATTTAACTCTAAAGGATTAAGTCAGATCATAGCTGCTCATTTAAATTTAGATCTAGATCCTTGGTTGGATAATTATATTGATAAACTAACTAATAATGATTTAAACAATATGTCTAAGTTAAATAACAATATATATGCCAATAATGGAGATTTAATAACATGGATTAATGATCAAGCAGAGATTATTATTTACTATTTATTATGTAATTATATCCACAAAGAAATCGATCAAGATATCATTAATAAATTACACAAGAAATTAAAAAAGCTCCTTTATAGTAATAATAATTGCCTTCAACGAATAAAAGAAAAGATTATACCTAATATTTTATTGTCACCTAAGAGTGAGATTAAATCATTAATTCAGTCCTTAAGAGGATTTAGAGTATCTAGTGGACCTTCAGGTGCTCCAACTAGGGGTAAAATCGAAGTATTACCTACCGGAAAAAATTTCTATAGTGTTGATCTTAGATGTATTCCAACACAAGCAGCATGGGATTTAGGAAGAAAAAGTGCTAATAATATCATTGAACTTTACTTGTTAGAAAATGGAGAAAACCTTACTAATTTAGCCATGTCTGTTTGGGCCACTTCTACCATGAGAAATGGAGGAGAAGATATATGCCAATTATTATCATTAATTGGCATAAGACCTGTTTGGGATAACTTAACATCTAAAATAATTAGTCTTGAAGTTATACCAATTAATATTCTAGGTAGACCAAGAGTTGATGTTACATTAAGGATATCTGGATTATTTAGAGATGCATTTCCACAGTTGATAGATCTATTAAATAATGCTTTATCAATGATAAAGCATTTAGATGAACCATCTGATATTAATCCCTATGCAGCAAGTGTAAACTCAGGTGAGCCAACTGGAAGGATATATGGGTCAGCTCCAGAAACATATGGAACCGGTTTACAAGAAATTATTAATTTAGGGACCTGGGAAACCACAAAAGATCTCTCTGAATGTTATTTAAAATCTAGCCAATGGTTATATAATAATAATGATGACCCTACTAAAGATAGAATTGGATTAGAATATACTTTATCTAAAACTAATGTTGTACTTCATAGTCAGGATAATAGAGAACATGACATTTTAGACTCAGATGATTACTACCAATTCCATGGAGGATTGGCTAATTCCGTAGAACAATTATCTGGCAATAAACCACACGTATATTTTTCTGATAACTCAAAGTTTGGCAGCCCTAAGGTACATTCTCTATATAAAGAAATAGATAAAGTAGTAAGAAGTCGTATGTTAAATGACAAATGGATTAATGGAATGATCAAACATGGATATAAAGGAGCATTTGAAATGTCAGCTAGTTTAGATTATTTATTTGCTTTTGATGCTACAACTAATGATGTACCTGATTGGTGTTATTCTTCATTAATCAAGAAATGGTTATTAAACAATACTGTAAAGAATTTTATTCTAAACGAAAATCCTTGGGTACTTAGAGATATTACTGAAAGATTATTGGAGGCAAATAATAGAAAGATGTGGGAAGCATCTCAAGAAGAACTAGAAACTATAAAAGAAATATTATTAGAATCTGAAAAAAACATAGAGCAATCACTTTATTAG
- a CDS encoding PHP domain-containing protein — MSDRLKHPLVKVIYNINQYSCPLNINLHMHTIYSDGSLDPISLLKQASKLGLQHFAITDHHSITAYKLINSWKQENNINFFLPQIWSGIEISCILKNCLVHIIGLGFDIASPAISPYINNEASIGLSLRAENVIKAIKLANGLSILAHPARYRIDYKKLIDEAYLLGINGVEVWYDYSFSSNWKPSELICNSIDNYISRYNLLKTCGTDTHGYSLLRR, encoded by the coding sequence ATGTCAGATAGACTAAAACATCCATTAGTTAAAGTTATATATAATATCAATCAATATAGTTGTCCTTTAAATATTAACTTACATATGCATACTATTTATAGCGATGGGAGTCTAGATCCTATTAGTTTATTAAAGCAAGCTAGTAAATTAGGTTTACAACATTTTGCGATAACAGATCATCATTCGATAACAGCATATAAATTAATTAATTCATGGAAACAAGAAAATAATATTAATTTTTTCTTACCACAAATTTGGAGTGGAATAGAAATTAGTTGCATATTAAAAAATTGCCTTGTACATATTATTGGATTAGGATTTGATATAGCTTCACCAGCAATATCTCCTTATATTAATAATGAAGCTTCTATAGGTTTATCATTAAGAGCAGAGAATGTTATCAAAGCTATTAAATTAGCTAATGGCTTATCGATTTTAGCTCACCCTGCTCGGTATAGAATTGATTATAAAAAATTGATTGATGAAGCATATTTACTTGGAATTAATGGTGTAGAAGTTTGGTATGACTATAGTTTCTCTAGCAATTGGAAACCATCAGAATTAATATGTAATTCAATTGATAATTATATTTCAAGATATAATTTATTGAAAACTTGTGGTACAGATACACACGGATATTCACTTTTACGACGTTAA
- the hemJ gene encoding protoporphyrinogen oxidase HemJ: MNLPPEAYLWFKSLHIIGVVVWFAGLFYLVRLFIYHVESQELEQNIQEAFHKQYSLMELRLANIITTPGMILTTSMAIGLLVIEPTWLSQIWMQIKLGFVLLLLIYHFYCYKIMNNLRKKECKMTGKQLRVLNELPTLFLVCVVMLVVFKNSFPTSAVTWFIVLLIILMALSIQFYARFRRLNQSKAL, from the coding sequence ATGAATTTACCACCAGAAGCTTATTTATGGTTTAAATCCCTTCATATAATAGGTGTTGTTGTATGGTTTGCCGGTCTTTTCTATTTAGTTAGGCTTTTTATCTACCATGTAGAATCACAAGAGTTAGAACAAAATATTCAGGAAGCATTTCATAAACAATATTCATTAATGGAATTAAGGTTAGCTAATATAATTACCACTCCGGGTATGATACTAACTACATCGATGGCAATAGGCTTATTAGTTATTGAACCTACTTGGCTTAGTCAAATATGGATGCAAATTAAATTAGGTTTTGTTCTATTACTGTTAATTTATCATTTCTACTGTTATAAAATAATGAATAATCTTAGAAAAAAAGAATGTAAGATGACTGGTAAACAATTAAGAGTTTTAAATGAGTTGCCTACACTCTTCTTAGTATGTGTAGTTATGCTTGTTGTCTTTAAAAATAGTTTCCCTACAAGTGCAGTTACTTGGTTTATAGTCTTATTAATAATCCTCATGGCTTTATCTATTCAATTTTATGCTAGGTTTAGGCGACTGAATCAATCAAAAGCCCTCTAA